One window of the Triticum dicoccoides isolate Atlit2015 ecotype Zavitan chromosome 3B, WEW_v2.0, whole genome shotgun sequence genome contains the following:
- the LOC119277279 gene encoding uncharacterized protein LOC119277279, translating into MCNSNVKSAGVAQIDGRPVLQPAGNRVAAPEGAKPLKKSLQKSLSMPASYDNVAAAAATCTAAPKSTGAGDFARAAAATPYLLPPTPAKAAGAKAAGARAAASTGADKNRKQAPRKSGAVLPVVTFAALEAFELAGPAGSIAAAQREHVTQAQAQRKMRIAHYGRTASFSRVEGKVGATATATATAPAAALEEKRCSFITAYSDPVYVAYHDEEWGVPVHEDELLFEMLTLSGVQVGADWASILRRRHIYREAFSGFDVDAVAKYTEKQMASVSAGYGLDLGTIRGAVNNACRILEVKRDFGSFGKYVWGFVNHKPLSPGYKYSRKIPVKTSKSESISKDMVRRGFRFVGPTVLHSFMQAVGLTNDHLVSCPRHRVCSSSSSSA; encoded by the exons ATGTGTAACTCCAACGTCAAGTCCGCCGGCGTCGCCCAGATCGACGGTCGCCCGGTCCTGCAGCCGGCCGGCAACCGCGTCGCGGCGCCAGAAGGCGCCAAGCCGCTCAAGAAGTCCCTGCAGAAGTCGCTCTCGATGCCTGCTTCCTATGACAatgttgctgccgccgccgccacctgcacTGCGGCGCCCAAGAGCACCGGCGCCGGCGACTTCGCCCGCGCGGCCGCGGCGACGCCTTACCTCCTGCCGCCGACTCCGGCAAAGGCGGCAGGGGCCAAGGCGGCGGGCGCCAGGGCGGCGGCGTCCACGGGCGCGGACAAGAACAGGAAGCAAGCGCCCAGGAAGAGCGGCGCCGTGCTGCCGGTGGTGACGTTCGCGGCGCTGGAGGCGTTCGAGCTCGCCGGCCCCGCCGGGAGCATCGCGGCGGCGCAGCGGGAGCACGTCACGCAGGCGCAGGCGCAGCGCAAGATGCGGATCGCGCACTACGGGCGCACCGCGTCCTTCTCCCGGGTGGAGGGCAAGGTCGGAGCCACGGCCACCGCCACCGCGACAGCTCCCGCCGCCGCGCTGGAGGAGAAGCGCTGCAGCTTCATCACGGCATACTCGGACCCCGTGTATGTCGCGTACCACGACGAGGAGTGGGGCGTGCCTGTGCACGAGGACGA GTTGCTGTTCGAGATGCTGACGCTGTCCGGCGTGCAGGTCGGGGCCGACTGGGCTTCGATCCTCAGGAGGAGACACATCTACAG GGAGGCATTCTCCGGTTTCGACGTGGACGCGGTCGCCAAGTACACGGAGAAGCAGATGGCCTCCGTGAGCGCCGGGTATGGGCTGGACTTGGGCACCATCAGAGGCGCCGTCAACAACGCCTGCCGCATTCTCGAG GTGAAGAGGGACTTCGGGTCGTTCGGCAAGTACGTGTGGGGGTTCGTGAACCACAAGCCGCTGTCGCCGGGGTACAAATACAGCCGGAAGATCCCGGTGAAGACGTCCAAGTCGGAGTCCATCAGCAAGGACATGGTCCGGCGAGGCTTCCGGTTCGTGGGCCCCACCGTGCTCCACTCCTTCATGCAGGCCGTCGGGCTCACCAACGACCACCTCGTCTCCTGCCCGCGCCACCgcgtctgctcctcttcttcctcctccgcctaa